The nucleotide sequence TCAGTGTTAAAATCTTTACGATTATTTTTTAAGTGTTCTGTTAAGTGGTTAATTCTGTGTGTAAATAATGCAATTTGCCCTTCAGCAGAACCTGTGTTTTTTGCATCTTTACCATGCTTTTTAAAGAGTTTCTCTTTTGCTTCTTTTGTTAAATACATGCTAATATTATTGTAAATGATTTTTATGTACTTGATTACGGTTTTCGTATTCAAGCCGCAAAGATAGTAAAAAATAGGGATTTACAATTTATTTAATACTGTTTTTACTTATTAAAAAGGAATATTTGGTATTAGGGAGTTATAGAGAAATTAAACTATTTCATTTTAAGAA is from Pontimicrobium sp. SW4 and encodes:
- the rpsO gene encoding 30S ribosomal protein S15, with the protein product MYLTKEAKEKLFKKHGKDAKNTGSAEGQIALFTHRINHLTEHLKNNRKDFNTERSLVKLVGKRRALLDYLTKKDILRYRAIVKELGLRK